One segment of Macrotis lagotis isolate mMagLag1 chromosome 1, bilby.v1.9.chrom.fasta, whole genome shotgun sequence DNA contains the following:
- the CNKSR1 gene encoding connector enhancer of kinase suppressor of ras 1 isoform X5 encodes MEPVASWGPGTVVAWLRGLDDLVQEYPFEDWVLTGSYLLQLCPRSLEALGVWHVGHQELILDGVEQLRTLSSGLETENLRKLTEQLRTLTHKFCSLVPACLGASGEPAPDLLTKAIELVRAAWALLCWLNRYLFSQVNDFSACQEIGDLCRELAQALQEDYPVAKKEAQILRLGDNILSICDAILNFSPDDLLDQLAVLEPVELRARHPEEPLGLEILTTSSCHHFVSGTTPESPAESCSQILLGDEIVQVNGQVVVGWPRASLDRQLLQDPAWLRLVLKTVPVPKTAPQSPLDISCSQSQSPDLASSSPRTSEDKATAFVFDQSPDPKFPSSPEAGPTIPLAWGSDGAPNSPSAADPYPAAPSVTEETETHRSPESLDKSPSCSRKKSKSKGTRAF; translated from the exons ATGGAGCCGGTGGCATCCTGGGGTCCTGGGACGGTGGTGGCCTGGTTGAGAG GCCTGGATGACCTGGTACAGGAATACCCCTTTGAAGATTGGGTCCTGACCGGGAGTTATCTGCTTCAGCTCTGTCCTCGGAGCCTGGAGGCCCTGGGGGTCTGGCATGTTGGCCATCAGGAACTCATCCTTGATGGAGTGGAACAACTCCGGACTCTG AGCTCTGGGCTAGAGACTGAAAATCTCCGGAAGCTAACAGAGCAGCTGCGGACCCTCACCCACAAGTTCTGTAGTCTTGTTCCAGCCTGCCTTGGGGCCAGTGGAGAACCCGCCCCAGACCTACTAACTAAAGCTATTGAGCTGGTCAGAGCAGCCTGGGCCCTTCTCTGCTGGCTCAACAG GTACCTTTTTTCTCAAGTCAATGACTTCTCTGCCTGCCAGGAGATTGGGGATTTGTGCAGGGAGCTGGCCCAGGCCCTGCAAGAG GATTACCCAGTGGCAAAAAAGGAGGCCCAGATCCTGAGGCTT GGGGACAACATTTTGAGCATCTGTGATGCCATTCTGAACTTTAGCCCTGATGACCTTCTGGATCAGTTAGCTGTCTTGGAACCAGTGGAGCTGAGAGCCAGGCATCCAGAGGAACCCCTG GGCCTGGAAATCCTCACCACCAGCAGCTGCCACCACTTTGTATCTGGAACAACTCCAGAG TCTCCTGCTGAGAGCTGTTCCCAGATCCTGCTTGGAGACGAGATTGTCCAGGTCAATGGGCAAGTGGTG GTGGGCTGGCCCAGGGCTAGCTTGGACAGGCAGCTTCTCCAGGACCCTGCCTGGCTCCGACTGGTGTTGAAGACTGTTCCTGTTCCTAAGACTGCCCCTCAG AGTCCCTTGGACATTTCCTGCTCGCAGAGCCAGTCACCAGACTTGGCCTCCTCATCTCCTAG AACCTCAGAAGACAAAGCTACTGCCTTTGTCTTTGACCAGAGCCCAGACCCCAAATTCCCCAGCTCACCTGAGGCAG GCCCAACCATACCTTTGGCCTGGGGTTCTGACGGGGCACCCAACTCCCCCAGTGCAGCAGATCCCTACCCAGCAGCCCCGTCAGtcacagaagaaactgagactcacagaTCCCCAGAGTCCCTGGACAAG AGTCCTTCCTGCAGTCGGAAGAAGTCAAAATCCAAAGGTACAAGAGCCTTCTAA
- the CNKSR1 gene encoding connector enhancer of kinase suppressor of ras 1 isoform X4: MEPVASWGPGTVVAWLRGLDDLVQEYPFEDWVLTGSYLLQLCPRSLEALGVWHVGHQELILDGVEQLRTLSSGLETENLRKLTEQLRTLTHKFCSLVPACLGASGEPAPDLLTKAIELVRAAWALLCWLNRYLFSQVNDFSACQEIGDLCRELAQALQEDYPVAKKEAQILRLGDNILSICDAILNFSPDDLLDQLAVLEPVELRARHPEEPLLGVCIWVCLCFQGLEILTTSSCHHFVSGTTPESPAESCSQILLGDEIVQVNGQVVVGWPRASLDRQLLQDPAWLRLVLKTVPVPKTAPQSPLDISCSQSQSPDLASSSPRTSEDKATAFVFDQSPDPKFPSSPEAGPTIPLAWGSDGAPNSPSAADPYPAAPSVTEETETHRSPESLDKSPSCSRKKSKSKGTRAF, encoded by the exons ATGGAGCCGGTGGCATCCTGGGGTCCTGGGACGGTGGTGGCCTGGTTGAGAG GCCTGGATGACCTGGTACAGGAATACCCCTTTGAAGATTGGGTCCTGACCGGGAGTTATCTGCTTCAGCTCTGTCCTCGGAGCCTGGAGGCCCTGGGGGTCTGGCATGTTGGCCATCAGGAACTCATCCTTGATGGAGTGGAACAACTCCGGACTCTG AGCTCTGGGCTAGAGACTGAAAATCTCCGGAAGCTAACAGAGCAGCTGCGGACCCTCACCCACAAGTTCTGTAGTCTTGTTCCAGCCTGCCTTGGGGCCAGTGGAGAACCCGCCCCAGACCTACTAACTAAAGCTATTGAGCTGGTCAGAGCAGCCTGGGCCCTTCTCTGCTGGCTCAACAG GTACCTTTTTTCTCAAGTCAATGACTTCTCTGCCTGCCAGGAGATTGGGGATTTGTGCAGGGAGCTGGCCCAGGCCCTGCAAGAG GATTACCCAGTGGCAAAAAAGGAGGCCCAGATCCTGAGGCTT GGGGACAACATTTTGAGCATCTGTGATGCCATTCTGAACTTTAGCCCTGATGACCTTCTGGATCAGTTAGCTGTCTTGGAACCAGTGGAGCTGAGAGCCAGGCATCCAGAGGAACCCCTG CTTGGTGTATGCATCTGGGTGTGTCTGTGTTTCCAGGGCCTGGAAATCCTCACCACCAGCAGCTGCCACCACTTTGTATCTGGAACAACTCCAGAG TCTCCTGCTGAGAGCTGTTCCCAGATCCTGCTTGGAGACGAGATTGTCCAGGTCAATGGGCAAGTGGTG GTGGGCTGGCCCAGGGCTAGCTTGGACAGGCAGCTTCTCCAGGACCCTGCCTGGCTCCGACTGGTGTTGAAGACTGTTCCTGTTCCTAAGACTGCCCCTCAG AGTCCCTTGGACATTTCCTGCTCGCAGAGCCAGTCACCAGACTTGGCCTCCTCATCTCCTAG AACCTCAGAAGACAAAGCTACTGCCTTTGTCTTTGACCAGAGCCCAGACCCCAAATTCCCCAGCTCACCTGAGGCAG GCCCAACCATACCTTTGGCCTGGGGTTCTGACGGGGCACCCAACTCCCCCAGTGCAGCAGATCCCTACCCAGCAGCCCCGTCAGtcacagaagaaactgagactcacagaTCCCCAGAGTCCCTGGACAAG AGTCCTTCCTGCAGTCGGAAGAAGTCAAAATCCAAAGGTACAAGAGCCTTCTAA
- the CNKSR1 gene encoding connector enhancer of kinase suppressor of ras 1 isoform X3 has translation MEPVASWGPGTVVAWLRGLDDLVQEYPFEDWVLTGSYLLQLCPRSLEALGVWHVGHQELILDGVEQLRTLSSGLETENLRKLTEQLRTLTHKFCSLVPACLGASGEPAPDLLTKAIELVRAAWALLCWLNRYLFSQVNDFSACQEIGDLCRELAQALQEDYPVAKKEAQILRLGDNILSICDAILNFSPDDLLDQLAVLEPVELRARHPEEPLGLEILTTSSCHHFVSGTTPESPAESCSQILLGDEIVQVNGQVVVGWPRASLDRQLLQDPAWLRLVLKTVPVPKTAPQSPLDISCSQSQSPDLASSSPRTSEDKATAFVFDQSPDPKFPSSPEAGPTIPLAWGSDGAPNSPSAADPYPAAPSVTEETETHRSPESLDKVSRELRRKSPQVWPFPEVDMYPEVENEDGEGARDEAR, from the exons ATGGAGCCGGTGGCATCCTGGGGTCCTGGGACGGTGGTGGCCTGGTTGAGAG GCCTGGATGACCTGGTACAGGAATACCCCTTTGAAGATTGGGTCCTGACCGGGAGTTATCTGCTTCAGCTCTGTCCTCGGAGCCTGGAGGCCCTGGGGGTCTGGCATGTTGGCCATCAGGAACTCATCCTTGATGGAGTGGAACAACTCCGGACTCTG AGCTCTGGGCTAGAGACTGAAAATCTCCGGAAGCTAACAGAGCAGCTGCGGACCCTCACCCACAAGTTCTGTAGTCTTGTTCCAGCCTGCCTTGGGGCCAGTGGAGAACCCGCCCCAGACCTACTAACTAAAGCTATTGAGCTGGTCAGAGCAGCCTGGGCCCTTCTCTGCTGGCTCAACAG GTACCTTTTTTCTCAAGTCAATGACTTCTCTGCCTGCCAGGAGATTGGGGATTTGTGCAGGGAGCTGGCCCAGGCCCTGCAAGAG GATTACCCAGTGGCAAAAAAGGAGGCCCAGATCCTGAGGCTT GGGGACAACATTTTGAGCATCTGTGATGCCATTCTGAACTTTAGCCCTGATGACCTTCTGGATCAGTTAGCTGTCTTGGAACCAGTGGAGCTGAGAGCCAGGCATCCAGAGGAACCCCTG GGCCTGGAAATCCTCACCACCAGCAGCTGCCACCACTTTGTATCTGGAACAACTCCAGAG TCTCCTGCTGAGAGCTGTTCCCAGATCCTGCTTGGAGACGAGATTGTCCAGGTCAATGGGCAAGTGGTG GTGGGCTGGCCCAGGGCTAGCTTGGACAGGCAGCTTCTCCAGGACCCTGCCTGGCTCCGACTGGTGTTGAAGACTGTTCCTGTTCCTAAGACTGCCCCTCAG AGTCCCTTGGACATTTCCTGCTCGCAGAGCCAGTCACCAGACTTGGCCTCCTCATCTCCTAG AACCTCAGAAGACAAAGCTACTGCCTTTGTCTTTGACCAGAGCCCAGACCCCAAATTCCCCAGCTCACCTGAGGCAG GCCCAACCATACCTTTGGCCTGGGGTTCTGACGGGGCACCCAACTCCCCCAGTGCAGCAGATCCCTACCCAGCAGCCCCGTCAGtcacagaagaaactgagactcacagaTCCCCAGAGTCCCTGGACAAGGTGAGCAGGGAGCTGAGGAGGAAGAGCCCCCAGGTCTGGCCTTTCCCAGAAGTAGACATGTATCCAGAAGTTGAGAATGAGGATGGAGAAGGGGCTAGAGATGAGGCCAGATGA
- the CNKSR1 gene encoding connector enhancer of kinase suppressor of ras 1 isoform X2: MEPVASWGPGTVVAWLRGLDDLVQEYPFEDWVLTGSYLLQLCPRSLEALGVWHVGHQELILDGVEQLRTLSSGLETENLRKLTEQLRTLTHKFCSLVPACLGASGEPAPDLLTKAIELVRAAWALLCWLNRYLFSQVNDFSACQEIGDLCRELAQALQEDYPVAKKEAQILRLGDNILSICDAILNFSPDDLLDQLAVLEPVELRARHPEEPLLGVCIWVCLCFQGLEILTTSSCHHFVSGTTPESPAESCSQILLGDEIVQVNGQVVVGWPRASLDRQLLQDPAWLRLVLKTVPVPKTAPQSQSPDLASSSPRTSEDKATAFVFDQSPDPKFPSSPEAGPTIPLAWGSDGAPNSPSAADPYPAAPSVTEETETHRSPESLDKVSRELRRKSPQVWPFPEVDMYPEVENEDGEGARDEAR; encoded by the exons ATGGAGCCGGTGGCATCCTGGGGTCCTGGGACGGTGGTGGCCTGGTTGAGAG GCCTGGATGACCTGGTACAGGAATACCCCTTTGAAGATTGGGTCCTGACCGGGAGTTATCTGCTTCAGCTCTGTCCTCGGAGCCTGGAGGCCCTGGGGGTCTGGCATGTTGGCCATCAGGAACTCATCCTTGATGGAGTGGAACAACTCCGGACTCTG AGCTCTGGGCTAGAGACTGAAAATCTCCGGAAGCTAACAGAGCAGCTGCGGACCCTCACCCACAAGTTCTGTAGTCTTGTTCCAGCCTGCCTTGGGGCCAGTGGAGAACCCGCCCCAGACCTACTAACTAAAGCTATTGAGCTGGTCAGAGCAGCCTGGGCCCTTCTCTGCTGGCTCAACAG GTACCTTTTTTCTCAAGTCAATGACTTCTCTGCCTGCCAGGAGATTGGGGATTTGTGCAGGGAGCTGGCCCAGGCCCTGCAAGAG GATTACCCAGTGGCAAAAAAGGAGGCCCAGATCCTGAGGCTT GGGGACAACATTTTGAGCATCTGTGATGCCATTCTGAACTTTAGCCCTGATGACCTTCTGGATCAGTTAGCTGTCTTGGAACCAGTGGAGCTGAGAGCCAGGCATCCAGAGGAACCCCTG CTTGGTGTATGCATCTGGGTGTGTCTGTGTTTCCAGGGCCTGGAAATCCTCACCACCAGCAGCTGCCACCACTTTGTATCTGGAACAACTCCAGAG TCTCCTGCTGAGAGCTGTTCCCAGATCCTGCTTGGAGACGAGATTGTCCAGGTCAATGGGCAAGTGGTG GTGGGCTGGCCCAGGGCTAGCTTGGACAGGCAGCTTCTCCAGGACCCTGCCTGGCTCCGACTGGTGTTGAAGACTGTTCCTGTTCCTAAGACTGCCCCTCAG AGCCAGTCACCAGACTTGGCCTCCTCATCTCCTAG AACCTCAGAAGACAAAGCTACTGCCTTTGTCTTTGACCAGAGCCCAGACCCCAAATTCCCCAGCTCACCTGAGGCAG GCCCAACCATACCTTTGGCCTGGGGTTCTGACGGGGCACCCAACTCCCCCAGTGCAGCAGATCCCTACCCAGCAGCCCCGTCAGtcacagaagaaactgagactcacagaTCCCCAGAGTCCCTGGACAAGGTGAGCAGGGAGCTGAGGAGGAAGAGCCCCCAGGTCTGGCCTTTCCCAGAAGTAGACATGTATCCAGAAGTTGAGAATGAGGATGGAGAAGGGGCTAGAGATGAGGCCAGATGA
- the CNKSR1 gene encoding connector enhancer of kinase suppressor of ras 1 isoform X1, translating to MEPVASWGPGTVVAWLRGLDDLVQEYPFEDWVLTGSYLLQLCPRSLEALGVWHVGHQELILDGVEQLRTLSSGLETENLRKLTEQLRTLTHKFCSLVPACLGASGEPAPDLLTKAIELVRAAWALLCWLNRYLFSQVNDFSACQEIGDLCRELAQALQEDYPVAKKEAQILRLGDNILSICDAILNFSPDDLLDQLAVLEPVELRARHPEEPLLGVCIWVCLCFQGLEILTTSSCHHFVSGTTPESPAESCSQILLGDEIVQVNGQVVVGWPRASLDRQLLQDPAWLRLVLKTVPVPKTAPQSPLDISCSQSQSPDLASSSPRTSEDKATAFVFDQSPDPKFPSSPEAGPTIPLAWGSDGAPNSPSAADPYPAAPSVTEETETHRSPESLDKVSRELRRKSPQVWPFPEVDMYPEVENEDGEGARDEAR from the exons ATGGAGCCGGTGGCATCCTGGGGTCCTGGGACGGTGGTGGCCTGGTTGAGAG GCCTGGATGACCTGGTACAGGAATACCCCTTTGAAGATTGGGTCCTGACCGGGAGTTATCTGCTTCAGCTCTGTCCTCGGAGCCTGGAGGCCCTGGGGGTCTGGCATGTTGGCCATCAGGAACTCATCCTTGATGGAGTGGAACAACTCCGGACTCTG AGCTCTGGGCTAGAGACTGAAAATCTCCGGAAGCTAACAGAGCAGCTGCGGACCCTCACCCACAAGTTCTGTAGTCTTGTTCCAGCCTGCCTTGGGGCCAGTGGAGAACCCGCCCCAGACCTACTAACTAAAGCTATTGAGCTGGTCAGAGCAGCCTGGGCCCTTCTCTGCTGGCTCAACAG GTACCTTTTTTCTCAAGTCAATGACTTCTCTGCCTGCCAGGAGATTGGGGATTTGTGCAGGGAGCTGGCCCAGGCCCTGCAAGAG GATTACCCAGTGGCAAAAAAGGAGGCCCAGATCCTGAGGCTT GGGGACAACATTTTGAGCATCTGTGATGCCATTCTGAACTTTAGCCCTGATGACCTTCTGGATCAGTTAGCTGTCTTGGAACCAGTGGAGCTGAGAGCCAGGCATCCAGAGGAACCCCTG CTTGGTGTATGCATCTGGGTGTGTCTGTGTTTCCAGGGCCTGGAAATCCTCACCACCAGCAGCTGCCACCACTTTGTATCTGGAACAACTCCAGAG TCTCCTGCTGAGAGCTGTTCCCAGATCCTGCTTGGAGACGAGATTGTCCAGGTCAATGGGCAAGTGGTG GTGGGCTGGCCCAGGGCTAGCTTGGACAGGCAGCTTCTCCAGGACCCTGCCTGGCTCCGACTGGTGTTGAAGACTGTTCCTGTTCCTAAGACTGCCCCTCAG AGTCCCTTGGACATTTCCTGCTCGCAGAGCCAGTCACCAGACTTGGCCTCCTCATCTCCTAG AACCTCAGAAGACAAAGCTACTGCCTTTGTCTTTGACCAGAGCCCAGACCCCAAATTCCCCAGCTCACCTGAGGCAG GCCCAACCATACCTTTGGCCTGGGGTTCTGACGGGGCACCCAACTCCCCCAGTGCAGCAGATCCCTACCCAGCAGCCCCGTCAGtcacagaagaaactgagactcacagaTCCCCAGAGTCCCTGGACAAGGTGAGCAGGGAGCTGAGGAGGAAGAGCCCCCAGGTCTGGCCTTTCCCAGAAGTAGACATGTATCCAGAAGTTGAGAATGAGGATGGAGAAGGGGCTAGAGATGAGGCCAGATGA
- the CNKSR1 gene encoding connector enhancer of kinase suppressor of ras 1 isoform X6 encodes MKNGAQPKGWGRRNWILSMLFITYESDRDRVWESDSLERGDWLFEEDQRLQDYPVAKKEAQILRLGDNILSICDAILNFSPDDLLDQLAVLEPVELRARHPEEPLLGVCIWVCLCFQGLEILTTSSCHHFVSGTTPESPAESCSQILLGDEIVQVNGQVVVGWPRASLDRQLLQDPAWLRLVLKTVPVPKTAPQSPLDISCSQSQSPDLASSSPRTSEDKATAFVFDQSPDPKFPSSPEAGPTIPLAWGSDGAPNSPSAADPYPAAPSVTEETETHRSPESLDKVSRELRRKSPQVWPFPEVDMYPEVENEDGEGARDEAR; translated from the exons ATGAAGAACGGAGCTCAGCCCAAGGGGTGGGGCAGGAGGAATTGGATCTTGTCTATGCTTTTTATAACCTATGAATCAGACAGGGATCGGGTGTGGGAGTCAGACAGCCTGGAGAGGGGTGACTGGCTATTTGAGGAAGACCAGAGGCTTCAG GATTACCCAGTGGCAAAAAAGGAGGCCCAGATCCTGAGGCTT GGGGACAACATTTTGAGCATCTGTGATGCCATTCTGAACTTTAGCCCTGATGACCTTCTGGATCAGTTAGCTGTCTTGGAACCAGTGGAGCTGAGAGCCAGGCATCCAGAGGAACCCCTG CTTGGTGTATGCATCTGGGTGTGTCTGTGTTTCCAGGGCCTGGAAATCCTCACCACCAGCAGCTGCCACCACTTTGTATCTGGAACAACTCCAGAG TCTCCTGCTGAGAGCTGTTCCCAGATCCTGCTTGGAGACGAGATTGTCCAGGTCAATGGGCAAGTGGTG GTGGGCTGGCCCAGGGCTAGCTTGGACAGGCAGCTTCTCCAGGACCCTGCCTGGCTCCGACTGGTGTTGAAGACTGTTCCTGTTCCTAAGACTGCCCCTCAG AGTCCCTTGGACATTTCCTGCTCGCAGAGCCAGTCACCAGACTTGGCCTCCTCATCTCCTAG AACCTCAGAAGACAAAGCTACTGCCTTTGTCTTTGACCAGAGCCCAGACCCCAAATTCCCCAGCTCACCTGAGGCAG GCCCAACCATACCTTTGGCCTGGGGTTCTGACGGGGCACCCAACTCCCCCAGTGCAGCAGATCCCTACCCAGCAGCCCCGTCAGtcacagaagaaactgagactcacagaTCCCCAGAGTCCCTGGACAAGGTGAGCAGGGAGCTGAGGAGGAAGAGCCCCCAGGTCTGGCCTTTCCCAGAAGTAGACATGTATCCAGAAGTTGAGAATGAGGATGGAGAAGGGGCTAGAGATGAGGCCAGATGA
- the ZNF593OS gene encoding putative transmembrane protein ZNF593OS translates to MRFGRLTPSYFRRLEMQVAGDLEVEPRNQLMGALATLLAVLGLGVSFYSVRQLIDQGKSPKTP, encoded by the exons ATGCGCTTTGGACGACTGACCCCTAGCTATTTTCGAAGGCTAGAG ATGCAAGTGGCTGGGGACCTGGAGGTTGAGCCTCGGAACCAACTGATGGGGGCCCTGGCCACACTGCTGGCTGTGCTCGGCCTTGGAGTCTCCTTCTACAGTGTACGGCAACTGATCGATCAAGGAAAATCCCCCAAAACCCCATGA
- the ZNF593 gene encoding LOW QUALITY PROTEIN: zinc finger protein 593 (The sequence of the model RefSeq protein was modified relative to this genomic sequence to represent the inferred CDS: deleted 1 base in 1 codon), with the protein MGRSRRTGAHRAHSLGRQLKAKRRRPDLDQIHRDLRPDAARRPRPDAEPDPDLPGGGLHRCLACARYFIDAASLKNHLKSKDHKKRLKQLRVEPYSQEEAERAAGMGSYVPPKWLAAPTDVSTATSDMEVAS; encoded by the exons ATGGGCCGCTCCCGCCGCACCGGCGCGCACCGCGCGCACTCCCTGGGCCGCCAGCTGAAGGCCAAGCGGCGGCGGCCGGACCTGGACCAGATCCACCGGGACCTGCGGCCCGACGCCGCCCGCCGGCCCCGGCCCGACGCCGAGCCGGACCCCGACCTG CCGGGGGGCGGCCTCCACCGCTGCTTGGCCTGCGC gaggTACTTCATTGATGCCGCCAGCCTGAAGAACCACTTGAAGTctaaagatcacaaaaaaag GCTAAAGCAACTGAGAGTAGAACCCTACAGTCAGGAAGAAGCAGAGCGAGCAGCAGGCATGGGCTCTTATGTGCCCCCCAAGTGGTTGGCAGCACCTACAGATGTGTCCACTGCAACTTCTGATATGGAGGTGGCCAGCTGA
- the C1H1orf232 gene encoding uncharacterized protein C1orf232 homolog has translation MNQAFWKTYKSKVLQTLGGESGEELSEETESPVLAEQEDVQLTEEASNPVSQLARRVQGAGVKGWRTMSSLFNKEDEDKLLPSEPCADHPLAAPPPTEDAPKGPGFWDAFASRWQQQQQQQPPQEAEAAAEAMLRGEGAAEPDQEDGAEDRTEPDPAAGFKWGFLTNKLAEMRSKAAPKGD, from the exons ATGAACCAGGCCTTTTGGAAGACCTACAAGTCAAAGGTACTGCAGACCCTGGGCGGAGAGTCCGGGGAAGAGCTATCAGAAGAG ACAGAGAGTCCAGTGCTAGCTGAGCAGGAGGATGTGCAGCTGACGGAAGAGGCCAGCAACCCCGTGTCCCAGCTAGCCCGAAGG GTCCAAGGTGCTGGGGTGAAAGGCTGGAGGACAATGTCATCTTTGTTCAACAAAGAAGATGAGGACAAGCTGTTGCCTTCAGAACCCTGTGCTGACCA CCCCCTAGCAGCACCGCCCCCCACGGAGGATGCCCCCAAGGGACCAGGCTTCTGGGATGCCTTTGCCAGCAGatggcagcagcagcaacagcagcagcccCCACAGGAGGCCGAGGCTGCAGCGGAGGCCATGCTCAGGGGTGAAGGGGCAGCTGAGCCAGACCAGGAGGATGGAGCTGAGGACCGAACAGAGCCTGACCCAGCCGCTGGCTTCAAGTGGGGCTTCCTAACCAACAAACTGGCTGAGATGCGCAGCAAAGCCGCCCCCAAAGGAGATTAG